The Spodoptera frugiperda isolate SF20-4 chromosome 2, AGI-APGP_CSIRO_Sfru_2.0, whole genome shotgun sequence genome includes the window GCCATATTGACTTTCGATCGCGATGTATATGAATAGAACAGGAGAATATTATTAGTCTTCATGAACGAGGGTATGAGCTTTATTTATAACGCAATAGCGTCTATTATCTAATAAGACAATTAGACCTAAAAAGAGGTGTGAAAATAGAATCTTAGTCGATCAGTGCGTTGATGTCTTTATAATCacgttacttttttaattttacattttcgaTCTTCTGTCATAAAACACACTTAAATTACCTTATTAGTTAACATCtttcatacaataaattaatttgataattataactaattaaaaaaccgaattaatttaaaatactcaCTCTCGTTCCTGAAAATACtccgacaaaaaaaaacattttataattgaatCTTGATACTTATAACGTCCGCTGGCTGTTTTAATTAActgtatgtaattaaaattaagcgctcacttcattattattatataataattgtgaaatgtgtaaaagaacataaaaataacaagaaaataacTGGACTGCGTGAATATAATCTAATGAAACATAATGAATTCAAAGCTAGcctttattatggtataagtcaTAACAGaatgcaattttaaaatgattgcaTTTTATACGAGTTATGGGATCAGCAGAATGGTAGTGGTAATGGTACTATGTCAGCTCCGTTATTAAGTTAAAAGACGATATAATATAGTGAAAATATCGTTTCAATGTCAAACCAGTattcatttcaataaatcctGAATTAGGCACTTTGGAAACGTCAAATTacattgtccgtcagtctgtctgaatcataaaaaaaatagaataattataatcttcGTGAgacgaaagacgtccactgctaaacacgGGCTTTCCCCTTAGTTCTCCACTATGAACAACAACTCACCACTTGCATCCAATAGCTGCCCAGCGATGATGCACCATGGAATCGAAATTATCCTCCAGTGGCAAGGAATATTCCACGGCTGTAACAAATGTTATCAGAATCTACTAGTATCAGAGATGGCGATGTATGTGAAAAATGAATTTCCTTGTTTTCCTGcctttctcttgaaattttacCTGAATTTTGCTTTAAACCTcgcggagcccgagacctttccaacgaatgcaaaaccgtggaaatcggtttgtgcgttctggagttatagcatcaggaaggaaaacccgacttatttttatattagagaATGAACGACTACGACTTTAGTGACGTCACTAGGTACACGTCacttattaatgaaaatacatttattgttttaattgaatgtGAGCCATCTAGCGTTATTCCCACTACGAGTATTATTAAGGAagttttttgaaataataaaccaATAGTCAATTAGTGGTCCATGCGAAATTATAACAAtgcaattacaaaataaatacaaatacaaacagtCATTAATTTTGTGTACAGGGAACATGTCTGTAGGCTgagtagaataaaataattggaGTGAAATTGGATAttcgtaaattattttttaactccCAGTGTTTTAAGTTTGtgataaaatttatatattttaggaAATCGCGTTGTGAATTGTGGTGTTTATTATAGGAGTATATAAAAGgtaattaatatagtatgtaaAAGTCATTAGATATcttaaaataagttattcagATTTTCTCAGTTTAATGTTACAGTTTAAGGCATTTAAAAAGaacaatttataaaatcaaacaattatttttcacTTCTAACGCAATAGTTAtcaataattaaagtttatttcatCATATATACCAAAAGGATAAATGAGCTTCTATATCAACACGTAAAACACACCGATCTTCGTATGCAACCACAAACAGATATAGGTTTTCTTAAGACGCACCATTGGAAATTCCTATCTCCAGCATTGAACGaagagctgcgaactacctagcgggcttaccggggctccggctcgacaagcaggagtaggaacggggtggcttttagtcagtaagagtctgacactccctctcgcctcgccctggcgtcattggatgattttctcccctcaaaaaatacGAACGAAAACTTATGATGATAAggtttttgtgtttatatttgtGTACTTACGGTGTCTTCTCCTTGGTGCAGATCAGGTGAAAAGATGCGTGGTGCTGGCGGAGCGCTGGCTGTGGCCGTCGCCGCGTTGCTGGTCTGCTGCAGTGCAGATCCCCATCAGGTAAGGAAACTTACAGGATTTATGACTTGAAATTAGAAATGCCAAGGAAGCCATGGTGGATAACATATTATTGGCAtttatatatgtaagtatatgtaagtatatatacttatacaaatgtatatataagtatatatacaTTTGTATATGTAAGTCGTTGGGTTTTTCTTCAGCAGTTTTTAGTGTATCGAACAAATGctttaaatcaattattattatgaccAAGCAATTTTGTATcttacatttatgtatgtattcgaTGTATTCTACAATCATTGCGACGCATCTATAGTTTTCGTATCGGCAGAtaaaaattttaagttaatgtCCATAAGCTACATTGTTTAGAAATTGACACGTTTCGCTTTAACTCCTCAATGTATAGCTCTTTTAAAAGGTGcaatagtaagaaaataaatattatttcaaatcaataaaatgcTCTTAAAGTAAATCGACAACCGCTTCCAATCTCTTGAGTGGACAAAAATCACGATTGTGAGATATAGCACAGAGCACAGCATATTATTGTGTACCAATAAACGATATATGTATACGTATAGTATACAGGTATACAATCATATACTTTCCAATCGTCCAGCGCTTCCCACCCTCAATACTCGTATTTAATccactttattttatataatcttCTTGCACTCTCTgaattaaacttttatattaaaatagaagcTATTTAACAGagacattttattcattttcaatttaaaacattgaaaataattcCCTTATTAGAAGTAAGTTAATTGTCTTAACAACACACTACATTCCTATACCTTAGAGGTTCATTCAATATGTACTAAGTACAAGTTATAACGTGTTCACATTAGTTATTCACGTGGCTATTCGTATCGGAAACTTAACTAAGTAACATGAACATGTTAACATACTTACACGCtattaacttataaatattaaagcaTTACATGCATTAGTATCAAGGTACTAAGGTTTAAATAAACAGCTACACTTCTagatggttattttattttctaaattgaaGATAAAAGCAGCCCTCAATCAAGAACTAAATGCCACTACTTAGGGCAGTTATTCAGACCAGTGACCCGTTTAATGcacacaattttataaaagtacACTCAAAAATTGAACGGATTTTGCCAACTGCCGTCCATTTTGTTTCCACGCGATTCTGCGTATCCCCAACACAGCCAGAATATTAATTGGCTACAAATTCTGATTGGATGGCTCTAACGAGAAAATATAATCATAACTAAAGCCTCCAATTAGATACTAATCGGTTTGTAATCGATCCTGTAGTAAAAATATAGATAGAAACATTAGAATCGATTTGCGAAGGTACAACCctaattttgttttcttagaataaaatttatctttatctaGAATCAATAGTAAAGCAATGAATTATTCTTACCAAGTTGAATACGGTAACAACCATTACTGATTTGAATTGACTTTTGTCGTAAACTATGTTTTAACGATGTAACCATATCGAGACTACATTTCAGTGTCTtgtaaataatgaattaaactaacataagtacctaggtactttgTTTTTCAAAGACATTAGGTACACGAGTTTAGGTTGGTTTGTAGGTATTAGTTGCcttgtataaatatacaaatgttGACGTTTACTTGACCTTTCGTTTATACATAGTAGTGGACAAACTATGAGTTTTAGGCGAATTTAAACCTAGCATATaatctttgtaaaataaaattgtattaaattaaacacgttTAAAAGTGAACACCTGGGGTAAAATGTTgactttactttttaatgtataaaatgcAAGCTACGTAAACAACATGATAATAAGGACGTTGATACCATTCCTACGGGACAGCAAGTAATTACAACAACAGCAGTAGGTATACTACCTATTAGCTGCTTCGTCGCTCTACATTACAGAACACTACCTTTTTTTCTACGTAGCTTTTAGATATTTCTACTGAAGCGTCTGTTTTATATGGccacaaataaaactaaaggtTAAGCCGTCTTCAAACATAATTAACTCGTTTGGCTACCaaaatacataatgtttaacaatacatacataagttaAACTAACTTGTTTCTGTCCACACTTCACTTTAAGTATGGCGTTAAATAAATACACGACGCCATGTTGTACTCAGTCTAATAACAAAATGGCCGCTCcaaaatagataattaaattttgaaaaatagtcatgttatttaatttttgaatagAATCGTGATTAATGAGAACGTCGTGAAAAGCGTAGGCACACTGTCTATTCTCTATTCTAATCTGCGACTAAAATAACAAAccttatattataatgaaagtataattagttttgataaaatttttaaaacaaaactatcttTTATTATTGAGGTCATGAATTTGCGAATagaaaaatttttttaataagagttcgtaatttttaattcttaattttgtAGAACATGCAAGTCACATTCATAGCAACGGCATTTTAACGCTTCTATCTTGTctaaaattgctttttttatacAGGAGCAGGATGTAAGTGGTAATGACCACTCCGCGGAGCGCTACGATGCCGCCGGTAAGTCAACTCCTTACacgcacaccgcacacatcacAAACTTCCACAGTTATTCAATATTCATGTCTGCACACTGTATGCCAACACGAATGATACTTACCTGGCACGTATGTAATATAACTATCCAGCGggaaatttaaagaaaaacaatcaaTATTGGATTATGTTTGAATTGAAACTACTACTAAATATAGTAACTATTTTGATTCAGTAACTAAACACTTTAACGTGTAGATGACAGAGTCCAAAATAAGCTGAGCTCTGAGTGTTGGAAAAGCATTAATAATGTGAGGTCATTTTATACTGTCACCTGTAGCTACATACCATTGAGGTGTGGTGACTTAGAGCGGTCAAAGTAGTTCACGTATAACGTGTGGTCTAAGCGTGTTACGTACTGAAGTTTAGCGTGTTTGTAGTTTGTATAACATGTACTTTGACTTGTACCCCTATTTAGTAGTGTTAAAGTTATTAAACTAATAAGTtgtttagatatattattacaGAATACTAGTCAAacaatcattaattaaaaaataatcaggTATTTCATCAAATTTTTGTTCATACGCTGGATAGAAAAGAATAATAATCCACATGTTGATTGTACACAAGCACATTTCTTGTATAAGTATTAAGTAATATTCACACAATCAATGCGCACCAATTCCACGTTTTAGAAACTACACTCCGTGTTACCAGCACAGCACAGTTTAATGTTCTGTGACGTCCAACGTCTGATGTGATACCAAAGGTTTACGACCCTGACGGACAAAAGGCGTTTCACACAGCACTAAAATTATTTGCACTTCcctgtatttaaaataacactcaCGAATACGTCGAAAATTGCACTTAGTTTGTTAATAAACCCCTTTTTGTGCACCAATACCATTCAGGTGATGGGATATTGCACCAATCACACACAGTACGTCTTTGCACAAGATTCAATCACGAAGCTTTTATACACGGTGCATATATGTTTCTGCACAATGTATGGTGAGTACTAATTTATGTTATGCACAAACAATATATGTTTAGCTAAAGTAAGACATCTCTGCTTCAAGTTAAGATTGCTTGAATTTGTTACAGATTATAAACAAAAGGAACTCGAAGATTTCCTCCGCTTCCTGGTCCACTACGAAAATAAGTACGAAGACCGCAACTTGAATGGCATCGGTGGAAACTCTCTGCTTGGAAGGAACACCAACGGTCTCGGTGGAAGCTCCCTATTGGGCAGGAACCTTGGGAACCTCGGAGGCAGTTCTCTGGTGGGCAGGGAGTTGCACTACGGCGGCAGGAACACCCATGGCCTCGGTGGCTCGACCCTCGTGGGTAGAGAAGCCGAAGGAGAGAAAAGGATGTACTCCAGATTTGTCGACTCTCTTGGAGGCGGTAACTTTGTTCGTAACCTGGACTCTATTGGGGGAGGGAATTTTGTGAGGAACCTCGACTCCATCGGAGGCAGCAACTTCGTGAAGAAAAACCTTGACCAGCTCGGCGGGCCGAACCTTGTCAAGAAGAACCTGGACTCTTTGGGCGGAGGCAACTTCGTCAGGAACCTCGACTCCATCGGCGGCGGCAACTTCGTGCGTGAACTGGACTCCATAGGAGGCTCCAACTTCGTTTAAACATTTCATCCCATATCTCTGATCATTTTACCCTTGGTAATATTTTCTCATACAACGTATACATTGTGATATCcctaagaaaattttatttattgaaattttgtcATTGTTTAACATTCGGTGttgatgtttttaaataaatactttgcagcctaaatgtttattttctttctacaTTCCATGATCCTTGAATACGATTCGAATTATATTGCAATTAATTGTGCTTATCGACACGTAGACTGTGACTCAGGTAAGATTAAGTGCTGAAGTATTGAATACCATTTGGATTGTCCATTTCTTCTTGTAACTGATTGTTGGATGCGTGCATGTAGGCCACAAGACTCGTACCTTGGACGACGGCAACTTAGTAAGAGAAGTTCGAGAGGTGCGCCACCCTGGATATGTGCCATACCTCCTCTCCAGACGATTCGACTTCAccaggtaaataaaattaaataagtgatCATATCatcttacaaaaacattttcatctacaaataattccaagagaaaattcatagaaaacgAAATACAATTCTCCCATTTGATGTTGACTTTAATTCTAAAATTTCTttagaaaatgtaatttaatcgGTCACTAGAGAACACAGTGACACTGAAATATTGATGCTCTTATTAAACTTGTCTTATAAAACTCAAATATAATAGAATTTGATGGCTTGTccaatatcaaaataatgttttacctAGTCTattatgggtgcttttccaccagagatgtgctatgtcgCAAGTAAACTATGTGACGGTGTCTggtactaagctatatagctgtgcgaggaagatgtacagctcgagtatgcgatgtattgataatagggaagtcatccatgaCATATCtttcctaaaaaaaaacatagctaagctgaatccgtttccaccagtactaatatgtgtaccaatgaatataattggtgcaAGACGatcgcatccacagtaacgtagcatagtcaatctctggtggaaaaccgtCGGTAAGACTAttaaacaacaatacaaaatatgtgACAGTTTTACTATATTACccgaacaaaacaaaaagaaatgaaccATAATTCATGTGTAACAGATAtcataattaatcatttaattggTTCGACCCTTGCACGACTTATCTATGTACCTTCATGttaataagaaaatgtaattacgAGAAAGCTTATATGTCGCACattgaaagtaaaatattatctgATTCAATAGCCAATTACTTGATTATTCCTCGGAGGTATTCTGTGAAACACCCTGCTGTGTTGCATTGACGTATATAGGGTGCACGGCAAATCAGTTCTTATTGACTGAATTCATACTTTCTTCGAAGTTACAAAATAGCTTGGAGAAACTTGAATGTCATCCAATAATTGTGAGCTTTCAAAATATGGCATGGTACATGTCTGGTTAATCCAGTCTTTCAATAATACTcagataaaatgtattatgttttattcttctccgtgaattttatttcttctaaaaACTACACCTACTATGTTCCTTCCGCCTCATATAGAATTCGTCAACAAATCACCCAACACTCTCTTTTCAAACTCATATTTTCACATAAACTTGGGTTCTAGTTGTCTAGTGCCAAAGTTGCTATCACAGTTCTCTATCATTTGGATATCACAAACTTCACCAACATCATTTAACATGCCGAACCAacttattttctcttttttttatgaaacaagcaggtaatcgagcagacgtattacctgatggtaagcaatcgccgccgcccatggacagttgaaacaccagaggcgttacaagtgcgttgccggtttattgggagttaggaatttaagggttgttgttcgggaatcggggatggggaagattgggaaggggggaattgggcctccggtaaccgcactcacgtttttatattttctcacaaaacattacttttagaccaaaatcttaataattatgaatCGTACATTACTTTGTACAGTCCATATGGAAGCAAACGCGAGCCTTGGGCGCTTGCACCGATCGAGTTCAGGGGATACTACGGAGATGGTCTCCCCAAGCGTAATTTCGACGAGATCGACCGGTAAGCGTATTACACCTcttttttccttttcttttttactCTTTTGTAGCTTGTAACGGGAACGTTGTATAGTATGAAAGATGA containing:
- the LOC118268957 gene encoding orcokinin peptides: MRGAGGALAVAVAALLVCCSADPHQEQDVSGNDHSAERYDAADYKQKELEDFLRFLVHYENKYEDRNLNGIGGNSLLGRNTNGLGGSSLLGRNLGNLGGSSLVGRELHYGGRNTHGLGGSTLVGREAEGEKRMYSRFVDSLGGGNFVRNLDSIGGGNFVRNLDSIGGSNFVKKNLDQLGGPNLVKKNLDSLGGGNFVRNLDSIGGGNFVLREVRHPGYVPYLLSRRFDFTSPYGSKREPWALAPIEFRGYYGDGLPKRNFDEIDRSGLDTFVKKRNFDEIDRSSMPFPYATKRFYHLYGTNDIDTPVSSFDKKRYRPDYPMDEIDLSHFPIGSKRSQDDYPLVPRNLL